The window TTTCCGGAAAGGCCTATGACTCCGAGAGTGGCCAGTGCATCAAGCTCCGGCAGTTCCTGATTTTTGAGATATTTAAGGGTTATATCCTGCTTTTTCAGCTCAACACGCTGTTTTTCAAGGAGCGGGCTGGCATCCAGCGCAGTTTTGTAGAATTGTCCGCCGTCCGCCTGAATAAAAGCGGACGAAAGCTTTTCGGGTGCTGTGCCGTTCCTGTCCAGCGGGCTGTTTATGAGGTTTTGCAGGTTTATCAGGGCTGTGTCCGCCGCCGCACGGGCGTTCACTGTCTGCTCACGCCTTCCGGCCAGAGCGGTCTGCGCCTGCTGAACCTCTGTGATGGGGACAATACCTGCGGCAAAGCGCTTTTTATCATACTCCAGAAGGTTTTTTGCCAGCTCTTCGGAAGTTTTCGAAAGCTCCAGAACATCCGTGGCACGGACATAAGCATAATAAGCTGTTTCGATGTTGGCTGCCGTTGCAGTCATCTCCGAATATAGCTGATACTGCGCCTGTTTAAAGGTCAGCTCGGCGTTTTTCGTGCCTGTGGCATTGATGTCTTTGCCGTAGTTTTTCAGGATGGGCTGGATAATATTCATATAAAAGACTGTGCGATATGCGGGATCCAGCTCGTTGTATGAGTTGTTTGTTCCCGTTTTCTGGGTCTCAAACGAGAATTTGCCCGTCATACCGTTTTTATGGAGCTTCTGTAGCTGTGCGGAACCGTTCAGGGTGCGCTCTTTCAGATAGTCCATGTTATAGGGCGCATAGTCGGTGGGCTTGTTCGAACCGCCTGCGGAGACAGAGCCTCCGGCCACAGGGTCGAACTTCGCATCCTCGGCGGTGATAAGTTCTTTTTTTGCTTCCGCCGAGCTTTTTTCGATGAGAATTGAATAATTGTTCTGAAGCCCCAGTGCAATAGCCTCCCTGAGGGTCAGGGTTGCGGCGTTTGCTAGGAGGGGAACAGAAAGGATGATGAGGAAAACAAAACGTTTCATTTAGAACCTCTGTTGTCCAATGCGGCTCTGCAGAACTGCAGGGTGGTTTTCTCCGCATCGGCGAATTCGGTCAGGTTGAGGAGTGTGACCCTTGCCAGCCCCATCATCATGGCTTTGATAAGTTTCGCCGTGCTGTCGGCATCGGTCTCCGGACGGATGGAGCCGTCCTTTATCCCCTGTTCCAGCACGTTACGGACTATCTTCACGCTGATGTCGCTGTTTGTGCGCATTCTGGTTCTGCGCTCGTCGTCATAGATTATCTGGGCGGGCATGTCTCTGTGAACGGTGGTGAACTCGGCTCTGTAGTCCTTTGCCAGTCTGAAATGCAGGCGAAGTATCCTTTCCAGAGCATCCATCCCGTTCTCCGCTTCGTCTGCGGCATGTTCCATGGCTCTAAGGTATTCCCTGATGAGAGTTTCATATATCTCTTTCAGGATCCCCTCTTTGGTGGCGAAGTGGTAAAAAATGGTTCCGGTGGCCGTTTCCGCGGCCTCGGCGATCTCCGCCGTACTGGTCTCTATGTAACCCTTTTCGGCAAAAAGCTTTGCCGCCTCTTTGACGATACGATCTTTTTTGGTCAAGGCGCACCTCGCTGACTGAGTAGTCAGTCAGTATATTAAAAATCAGGATTTCTGCAATAGATAATTTGAATGGAAATGAAATGTGATGTGAGAAAGTGTAGTCATTCATTCGCCATTGCGAGGGCTTAGCCCGTGGCAGTCTTCCACGTATAGATACCCCGGCTGCTTAAGTTATTTCTGTAGTTGGAAGATTGCTTCACCCTTACAGGGTTTGCAATGACGCTTATTCTCATGTCACTGAGAACGGCCTCCGTGCCCACCACCGCCTCCGCCATGACCTCCGCCAGAGCCTCCGCCAGAACCTCCGCCAGAACCTCCGCCAGAGCCGCCACCAGAGCCGCCACCAGAGCCTCCACCAGAACCTCCACCTGAGCCTCCGCCAGAGCCTCCGCCATGACCGCCGCCTGTGCTTCCGCCGCCTGTGCCGTGTTCACCGCTCATTCCGTGCCCTCCAGAGGACATCCCGGAAACACTGCCGCCTTTTTCCATATGCTGATGCATGCTCTCTGCCATGGTGTTGCAGTTGCCTGTGTCTGCATTCTGCATAAAGTGGTTTCTGTATTCGCCTATCTGATCCGCCGAAAGCTTCTGAACCGATCTGGTCGCAACATCCGCCGCCCGCTTCTCGGTAACGCCGTATCTGAGCATATCCCTGTAGAGAGACAATGCCGCCACGGCATATTTTTCTTTTTCCTGCTCTTTTGCAATATATCCCGCTGTGGTCATAAGCGAGCTTTCCTGTCCGCCCGCCGCCAGTGCATCGGCAGATATATCCGCCGCAGTCTGGGCGGCCTTGCCTTTCAGACCTGCCTGTTTTGCCACTGCCGCCGCAGTTTCATATCTGGCTCTGACTTTGAGCGCCGCATTTGTCACCGCTCTGGCCGGAACCTTTTTTGCAACCCCTTCCAGAACCTTTTCCGAAACCTTGGTCGCTGCCATTCCTGTGCTTGTGTTAAGGGCATTCTGAATGGCCGCCGCATCTTCCCCACTGAACCCGTAGGCTCTTGTACGCTCGGTCAGTTTTGCCGCCAGAGCCTTGTCCGCTCCGTTTTTAAGAGCGGTATTGCCCAGATCATCGTATATATCCGCAAAAGCCGACAAAGCCGTCAGCAGAATGGCCATAGTTATCAGAAATCTCATCTCACTCCTCCTCGTACACGCACAATACGCCGCCGAAATCGTCCTGCTCCTTCATGGGGCAGTCGGGTACGAATATTTCGCCGTCCTTTTCCAGATAATATGTGAAACGTCTGCTTTCAGGCACGGTCACCGTCCATTTTCCGCCGTTTTTAACAGCTTCTCTGCGGGTATAGCCGTCTGCGGACGAGTAGAATGCTACGCCCGAAGCGTCCTTCACTCTGAATGTGCCTGTCATAACCGAGTCTTTAACTGAAAACCCGGCGGCGGCGCATCCGCTTAAAACTGTCAGAAACAGTAAGGCGGAAAAAAATTTCAAATATTATCTCCAACCATAAGCACCGAATTTTCTCCGCCGAAATCGTCAATCTGTTTTGCAGGTGCGGCGGGATCGGGCATTTTTTTATTCTCATCCACAACATAGTTATAGACGTATTCGCCTTTTTTAAGGGGCAGGGTTATGTGCCAGTAGCCGTTTCCGACTGGTTTCATGTCGATGCTCTGCCACTGGGAGAAGCTTCCTGTAACGGAAACCTTCTGCGCATCGGGAACATATACCACAAACCTGTGTTTGTCCACTTCCTCAACCGGGGAGGGTGCAAAAAGAAATACCTTTAATGCCACAGCCAGCGAGGCCGCCAGAGCTGTGAACGACATAAGGGACGCAGGGGTGACTATCCGTTTTTTTTCCTTTATCTCAGGCACAGGCGGAGCATCGGGCATCATGCCTTCCATAAGCATTTCCGTGTCCAGCATGTCGAGGGTTTCTGCGCAGAAACTGTCGCTGACATTTATCTCACGCACAAACTCCGCTTTCTCCTCAAGTGTCAGTTCGTTGTCTATGAACTGGCTTATAAGCATATCTTTTTCACGCATCTTTTTCCTCCAGCAGAAGTCTCAGTCTCTGTCTGGCTCTGTGTATCTTAACTTTCACATTGGCAACGGATATGCCCGCCGCCGCCGCTATCTCCTCATATCTGAGACCCTCTGCGCCTGCCATTGAAAGCAGACTTCGTTCGTCGGTGCTCAGGCTGTTCATGGCATCTTTCAGTCTGTTTTGCGCCTGACGGCATATCAGAATCTTTTCCGGAGTGTTTTCGTCTGCGGGATCAGTTTCGGGCATCTCCGAAAATCTGTTTTTCCGCCTTCCGTCGAGAAAGATGTTTTTTGCCACTGTGAACAGCAGTGATGGATTTTGCTGATTCGGGTAGTTTTCGGCATAGCGGATAAAGGTATCCTGAAAGATATCCTCCGCTTCGTGGGGATTACCCGATAGTT of the Seleniivibrio woodruffii genome contains:
- a CDS encoding RNA polymerase sigma factor, which codes for MKHNTALTDFFENNRKKLFAYLIKLSGNPHEAEDIFQDTFIRYAENYPNQQNPSLLFTVAKNIFLDGRRKNRFSEMPETDPADENTPEKILICRQAQNRLKDAMNSLSTDERSLLSMAGAEGLRYEEIAAAAGISVANVKVKIHRARQRLRLLLEEKDA
- a CDS encoding glycogen-binding domain-containing protein, giving the protein MREKDMLISQFIDNELTLEEKAEFVREINVSDSFCAETLDMLDTEMLMEGMMPDAPPVPEIKEKKRIVTPASLMSFTALAASLAVALKVFLFAPSPVEEVDKHRFVVYVPDAQKVSVTGSFSQWQSIDMKPVGNGYWHITLPLKKGEYVYNYVVDENKKMPDPAAPAKQIDDFGGENSVLMVGDNI
- a CDS encoding TolC family protein; protein product: MKRFVFLIILSVPLLANAATLTLREAIALGLQNNYSILIEKSSAEAKKELITAEDAKFDPVAGGSVSAGGSNKPTDYAPYNMDYLKERTLNGSAQLQKLHKNGMTGKFSFETQKTGTNNSYNELDPAYRTVFYMNIIQPILKNYGKDINATGTKNAELTFKQAQYQLYSEMTATAANIETAYYAYVRATDVLELSKTSEELAKNLLEYDKKRFAAGIVPITEVQQAQTALAGRREQTVNARAAADTALINLQNLINSPLDRNGTAPEKLSSAFIQADGGQFYKTALDASPLLEKQRVELKKQDITLKYLKNQELPELDALATLGVIGLSGNARDDSHFDGTYHDSLTDMTEGDGFEWKVGLSISYPLGARGAKARTASVSAEKMRAVYALKKMENDTRSGIDTALTAMDSGKSRYLIAQEFVGLASVTLEQEMKKLNEGLSDTFRILKFQEDLTDARIRSVNALYEYRKGEAELYRTAGTNLDRFGFKAGE
- a CDS encoding cell wall-binding repeat-containing protein yields the protein MRFLITMAILLTALSAFADIYDDLGNTALKNGADKALAAKLTERTRAYGFSGEDAAAIQNALNTSTGMAATKVSEKVLEGVAKKVPARAVTNAALKVRARYETAAAVAKQAGLKGKAAQTAADISADALAAGGQESSLMTTAGYIAKEQEKEKYAVAALSLYRDMLRYGVTEKRAADVATRSVQKLSADQIGEYRNHFMQNADTGNCNTMAESMHQHMEKGGSVSGMSSGGHGMSGEHGTGGGSTGGGHGGGSGGGSGGGSGGGSGGGSGGGSGGGSGGGSGGGSGGGHGGGGGGHGGRSQ
- a CDS encoding TetR/AcrR family transcriptional regulator, whose protein sequence is MTKKDRIVKEAAKLFAEKGYIETSTAEIAEAAETATGTIFYHFATKEGILKEIYETLIREYLRAMEHAADEAENGMDALERILRLHFRLAKDYRAEFTTVHRDMPAQIIYDDERRTRMRTNSDISVKIVRNVLEQGIKDGSIRPETDADSTAKLIKAMMMGLARVTLLNLTEFADAEKTTLQFCRAALDNRGSK